In Takifugu flavidus isolate HTHZ2018 chromosome 5, ASM371156v2, whole genome shotgun sequence, the following proteins share a genomic window:
- the LOC130526013 gene encoding uncharacterized protein K02A2.6-like: MVVTSLPVTEDKTLQIQRETIADETMTELKSAILKGWPDNKKNCPVKIQDYWNCRAELTVVDDIVMKGSKLVIPSSLRRLMLQKIHEGHLGEVKCKRRAREVMHWPRMNQDISQITASCELCRIYRPKQHAEPLMTHPVPHRPYYKVGTDLFDWDGKSYIVVTDYFSNFPEVGMLQSTSSKTVISYLKTVFARHGVPCELFSDNGPQFSSGEFAVFAKEWGFKHTTPSPTYPKSNGLAESSVKTVKNLLKKSQTNDSFQKSLLIYRSTPLQNGLSPAQMLMGRRIRSNLPVCEDLLTPKGASRIRKSKEGQKEKQAA, encoded by the coding sequence ATGGTTGTCACATCTCTGCCAGTGACTGAAGACAAAACACTGCAAATACAGAGAGAGACTATTGCAGATGAAACAATGACAGAACTCAAGAGTGCAATATTGAAAGGATGGCCTGACAATAAAAAGAATTGCCCTGTTAAAATACAAGATTACTGGAATTGTAGAGCAGAGCTCACGGTGGTGGATGACATCGTGATGAAAGGGAGCAAGCTTGTTATTCCTTCTTCTCTACGTAGACTGATGCTACAAAAGATACATGAAGGCCACCTTGGAGAGGTCAAGTGTAAGCGTAGAGCTAGGGAAGTAATGCACTGGCCAAGAATGAATCAAGATATTAGCCAGATAACGGCATCATGTGAACTATGCCGCATCTACAGACCAAAACAACACGCTGAGCCGCTGATGACTCATCCAGTGCCCCACAGACCCTACTACAAGGTTGGAACTGATCTGTTCGACTGGGATGGAAAGAGCTACATAGTGGTCACTGACTACTTCTCAAACTTTCCTGAAGTTGGAATGCTGCAGTCGACATCGAGCAAAACAGTGATCAGCTATCTAAAGACTGTTTTTGCCAGACACGGTGTCCCGTGCGAGTTGTTTTCGGACAATGGGCCTCAGTTTTCTAGCGGGGAGTTTGCTGTTTTTGCCAAAGAATGGGGATTCAAGCACACCACGCCAAGCCCAACATATCCAAAATCAAATGGCTTGGCAGAGAGCTCTGTGAAGACTGTAAAAAACCTGTTGAAAAAGTCACAAACCAATGACAGCTTCCAAAAGAGTCTTCTGATCTACCGGAGCACACCCTTACAAAATGGACTGTCGCCAGCACAAATGCTGATGGGTAGGCGCATTCGATCTAACCTGCCAGTG